The following coding sequences are from one Actinomycetes bacterium window:
- a CDS encoding cyanophycinase, protein MAIGGAEDKLGNKTILNRFVQLAGGPSARIAVISTASSLGHEITELYRRLFLELGAAEVHGLRPSTRAEAEAPEAVAAVRGATGVFMTGGNQLRLSMVVEATSLGRALVEAHGRGAVVGGTSAGASALSTHMVSFGRPGETPRQRMGQLGVGLGLLPGVIVDQHFGQRNRIGRLLTLVAQSPGQLGLGLDEDTAAVISADGVLEVLGKGAVTIVDGSDVVSDAFEVRQSRPILVSGAVVHSLPPGYRFDLAKRALLPRLQSLPPVEEARPARGRRASPRRDPAARRLAQAVDAEGAADRIPHRADPHPGAHTSEEASQ, encoded by the coding sequence ATGGCCATCGGCGGCGCGGAGGACAAGCTCGGCAACAAGACCATCCTGAACCGCTTCGTGCAGCTCGCCGGCGGGCCGTCGGCACGGATCGCGGTCATCTCGACCGCTTCCTCCCTGGGCCACGAGATCACCGAGCTGTACCGCAGACTGTTCCTCGAGCTCGGCGCGGCCGAGGTCCACGGCCTGCGGCCCTCGACCCGCGCCGAGGCTGAGGCACCCGAGGCGGTCGCGGCCGTGCGCGGCGCGACCGGGGTGTTCATGACCGGCGGCAACCAGCTCCGTCTGTCGATGGTGGTCGAGGCGACCAGCCTCGGCCGCGCGCTGGTCGAGGCGCACGGACGCGGCGCGGTGGTCGGCGGCACCTCGGCGGGGGCGAGCGCGCTCTCGACCCACATGGTGTCGTTCGGGCGGCCCGGCGAGACCCCGAGGCAGCGGATGGGCCAGCTCGGCGTGGGGCTCGGCCTGCTGCCCGGCGTCATCGTCGACCAGCATTTCGGCCAGCGCAACCGCATCGGGCGCCTGCTCACCCTGGTGGCCCAGTCGCCTGGGCAGCTCGGCCTCGGGCTGGACGAGGACACCGCCGCCGTGATCTCCGCCGACGGCGTGCTCGAGGTCCTCGGCAAGGGCGCCGTCACGATCGTGGACGGCTCCGACGTCGTCTCCGACGCCTTCGAGGTGCGCCAGAGCCGGCCCATCCTGGTGTCGGGCGCGGTGGTGCACTCGCTCCCGCCCGGGTACCGGTTCGACCTGGCCAAGCGGGCGCTGCTCCCCCGCCTGCAGTCGCTGCCCCCCGTGGAGGAGGCGCGGCCGGCCCGGGGGCGGCGGGCCTCTCCGAGGCGGGACCCGGCCGCCCGCCGGCTCGCGCAGGCGGTCGACGCCGAGGGTGCGGCCGACCGCATTCCTCACCGCGCGGACCCGCACCCGGGCGCGCACACCAGCGAGGAGGCTTCACAATGA